A genomic window from Agreia sp. COWG includes:
- a CDS encoding TetR/AcrR family transcriptional regulator: MSDQTATSMAATDEAPSTADDELIRSGRDADVTRRALVRAARRRFATDGYRATTVRQIAADAGVNVALINRYFVSKEGLFEACMLRTSDELETQSSARAASIDDVITSLIEHVVNAPDGDDPLQLLLLLRSSGDENADLIRRRTLEHFTRRLASAAGWNVDDPADEPIILRAQLAIATALGVVMLRTSAMVQPVASASANDLTEPLTQVFRALLAPAGPRS, from the coding sequence ATGAGTGATCAGACAGCGACGTCGATGGCGGCCACAGACGAGGCCCCGTCCACCGCAGACGACGAATTGATCCGGTCGGGACGCGATGCCGACGTCACGCGCAGGGCGCTCGTGCGCGCAGCCCGCCGACGATTCGCAACCGACGGCTACCGGGCGACGACGGTGCGGCAGATCGCCGCGGATGCCGGGGTGAACGTGGCCCTGATCAACCGCTATTTCGTGTCGAAGGAGGGGCTGTTCGAGGCGTGCATGTTGCGCACCTCTGACGAGCTGGAGACGCAATCCTCTGCCCGCGCGGCGAGCATCGACGACGTGATCACGAGCCTCATCGAACACGTCGTGAATGCACCGGATGGCGACGACCCCCTGCAGCTCCTGCTGCTGCTGCGCTCGTCGGGTGACGAGAACGCCGACCTCATCCGCCGCAGAACCCTCGAGCACTTCACCCGCCGGCTCGCGTCCGCCGCGGGCTGGAACGTCGACGACCCGGCCGACGAGCCGATCATCCTGCGGGCCCAGCTCGCGATCGCCACCGCACTCGGCGTCGTGATGCTGCGCACCTCCGCCATGGTGCAGCCCGTCGCCTCCGCGAGCGCCAACGACCTGACCGAGCCCCTGACGCAGGTGTTCCGTGCACTCCTCGCCCCAGCGGGCCCTCGTTCCTGA
- a CDS encoding permease: MSPTLASSPNPNPSLRDLTRSEWRWAPSVGIAAVLLLLSIRLFAPAELTAWMTDPAKDFVTLSVSVVIESLPFVILGILLSAVVQIWLPPGFLLRRLPKNAFLRRSTISLLGVLLPVCECGNVPLTRGLIVSGLSVADSMAFLFAAPIINPITIVTTYQAFGWNDGILISRIVGGLVIANLVGFIFSAHPAPETLLTKRFQASCAVDPHAETGGRMQRTFTSFARESAAMMPALFVGAGIAGLIQVAVSRNVLITLGSNPLWSVLALMGLAFIVAICSNVDAFFILSFGSTFLPGGIVAFLIFGPMIDVKMLALMRTTFTTRTLVQVSVLIAVCAGAIGLAVNLVF; encoded by the coding sequence ATGAGCCCCACACTGGCATCGAGTCCGAATCCGAACCCCAGCCTGCGCGATCTCACCCGCTCCGAGTGGCGCTGGGCTCCCTCGGTCGGCATCGCCGCGGTGCTGCTCCTACTGTCGATACGACTCTTCGCGCCGGCCGAGCTCACCGCCTGGATGACGGATCCGGCCAAGGACTTCGTGACCCTCTCGGTGAGCGTCGTCATCGAGTCGCTGCCGTTCGTGATCCTCGGAATCCTGCTGTCGGCTGTCGTGCAGATCTGGCTTCCGCCGGGATTCCTGCTGCGACGACTGCCGAAGAACGCGTTCCTCAGGCGCAGCACGATCTCGCTGCTCGGGGTGCTACTACCCGTGTGCGAGTGCGGAAACGTACCCCTGACCCGCGGTCTGATCGTGAGCGGCCTCAGCGTCGCCGACTCGATGGCCTTTCTGTTCGCGGCCCCTATCATCAACCCCATCACCATCGTGACCACCTACCAGGCGTTCGGCTGGAACGACGGAATCCTCATCTCGCGCATCGTCGGCGGCCTTGTGATCGCCAACCTCGTGGGCTTCATCTTCAGCGCCCACCCCGCCCCCGAGACCCTGCTCACGAAGCGGTTCCAGGCATCCTGCGCGGTCGACCCGCACGCCGAGACGGGCGGCCGGATGCAGCGCACCTTCACGAGCTTCGCCCGCGAGTCCGCGGCGATGATGCCCGCCCTCTTCGTGGGCGCCGGCATCGCGGGGCTCATCCAGGTGGCGGTGTCGCGCAACGTGCTCATCACCCTGGGCAGCAACCCACTGTGGTCGGTGCTCGCGCTTATGGGGCTCGCGTTCATCGTGGCGATCTGCTCCAACGTCGACGCGTTCTTCATCCTCTCGTTCGGCTCCACCTTCCTGCCCGGCGGCATCGTCGCCTTTCTCATCTTCGGACCCATGATCGACGTCAAGATGCTCGCGCTCATGCGCACCACCTTCACCACCCGCACCCTCGTGCAGGTCAGCGTGCTGATCGCCGTGTGCGCCGGGGCCATCGGACTGGCGGTGAACCTTGTCTTTTAG
- a CDS encoding TIGR03943 family protein — translation MSFSRLVARWKGLALTLVAVIATGWLGATGQLGLYIHPRYYVFTMIMTGIAVVLTIGAFAVVPRSDEHDHDDDHDHAGHGQGGHDHAGPDGHGFDAPEAPGAGRRRPLLAFGGALTALVIVAVAAVALLVVPPAPLTSAAVEQRSLNGSSNTLTDASTGGGASGDTSSYTVKDWATLIRQGASAEDLSGKTATITGFVTPDPDDPDNVFFVARFVVTCCAVDAQPVGVPVYSPGWSSSYATDSWVTVTGAFETNPSVLSTATTVVQPDSITAVETPSEPYVY, via the coding sequence TTGTCTTTTAGTCGACTCGTCGCCCGCTGGAAGGGCCTCGCCCTCACCCTCGTCGCCGTCATCGCCACCGGCTGGCTGGGCGCGACCGGCCAGCTCGGGCTGTACATCCACCCGCGCTATTACGTGTTCACCATGATCATGACCGGCATCGCCGTGGTGCTCACCATCGGGGCGTTCGCCGTCGTTCCACGAAGCGACGAACACGACCACGACGACGACCACGACCACGCGGGGCACGGGCAGGGCGGCCACGATCACGCCGGGCCGGATGGGCACGGGTTCGACGCCCCCGAAGCCCCCGGTGCCGGTCGCCGCCGCCCGCTGCTGGCGTTCGGCGGGGCGCTGACCGCCCTCGTGATCGTGGCGGTAGCCGCCGTCGCCCTGCTGGTCGTGCCGCCCGCGCCGTTGACCTCGGCCGCCGTGGAGCAGCGCAGCCTCAACGGCTCGTCGAACACCCTGACCGATGCATCGACGGGCGGCGGAGCATCCGGAGACACGTCGTCGTACACCGTCAAGGACTGGGCGACGCTCATCCGCCAGGGCGCCAGCGCCGAGGATCTCAGCGGCAAGACGGCCACCATCACCGGATTCGTGACCCCCGACCCCGACGACCCCGACAACGTGTTCTTCGTGGCCCGCTTCGTCGTGACTTGCTGCGCGGTCGACGCCCAGCCGGTGGGCGTTCCGGTGTACTCACCGGGCTGGTCGAGCAGCTACGCCACCGACAGCTGGGTCACCGTGACGGGGGCGTTCGAGACGAACCCCAGCGTGCTCAGCACCGCGACCACCGTCGTGCAGCCCGACAGCATCACGGCGGTCGAGACGCCCTCCGAGCCGTATGTCTACTGA
- a CDS encoding HIT family protein: MCFTASHEPSGYRCPFCALLHVENLYDLEADDSRAVWQLTQQTAIALRAAYGCDGTSIRQHNEPAGGQDVWHLHVHVFPRWSGDELYRRDAEASWVSAKERERYAARLRAQLGLPFAVDAQPPAR; this comes from the coding sequence GTGTGTTTTACCGCGAGTCATGAGCCGTCGGGTTATCGGTGTCCGTTCTGTGCGCTTCTGCACGTCGAGAACCTCTACGACCTCGAGGCCGACGACAGTCGAGCTGTCTGGCAGCTCACCCAGCAGACCGCCATCGCCCTCCGAGCCGCTTACGGCTGCGACGGAACCTCGATTCGGCAGCACAACGAGCCGGCCGGCGGCCAAGACGTGTGGCACCTGCACGTGCACGTGTTTCCTCGCTGGAGCGGGGACGAGCTGTACCGCCGAGACGCCGAAGCGTCATGGGTCAGCGCGAAAGAGCGAGAGCGTTATGCCGCGAGACTGCGAGCACAGCTAGGCCTCCCCTTCGCGGTCGACGCGCAGCCTCCCGCCCGGTAG
- a CDS encoding permease: MTITPTVPAPPPRTTKQTRSGLVGIGFGLVLMVVIFVTRVLSPSSTADELPNVARDFLTLSISVVVESIPFVFLGIILSIVVQIWLPDSLMQRALPRRPVLRRAVMSLLGVLLPVCECGNVPLTRGMMVKGLTVAESMTFLLAAPILNPVTIITTYQAFGWENGILAARIIGGFLIANLVGWLFSRHPRPEQLLTVRFEASCRVGHDHTAHTPRIRRSVAAFSKEASAMLPALFIGSAIAGLIQVGVSRDVLITLGSNPVWSVLALMGLAFVIAICSNVDAFFILSFGSTFMPGAIVAFLVFGAMVDVKMLALLRTTFTTATLARLTAVVGLAALTLGLAVNLVA; this comes from the coding sequence ATGACGATCACTCCCACGGTGCCCGCCCCGCCGCCGCGAACGACGAAACAGACTCGTTCCGGTCTCGTGGGCATCGGATTCGGCCTGGTTCTCATGGTCGTCATCTTCGTGACCCGGGTCTTGTCGCCCTCGTCCACCGCCGACGAACTCCCCAACGTCGCGCGAGACTTTCTGACGCTGTCCATCAGCGTGGTCGTGGAGTCGATCCCGTTCGTGTTTCTGGGCATCATCCTGTCGATCGTCGTTCAGATCTGGCTGCCCGATTCCCTGATGCAACGAGCGCTCCCCCGACGGCCCGTGCTTCGCCGGGCGGTGATGTCACTTCTCGGCGTACTGCTCCCGGTGTGCGAGTGCGGCAACGTTCCCCTCACCAGGGGAATGATGGTGAAGGGACTCACCGTCGCGGAATCGATGACGTTTCTGCTCGCAGCGCCCATTCTGAACCCGGTCACGATCATCACGACCTACCAGGCCTTCGGCTGGGAGAACGGCATCCTCGCCGCCCGAATCATCGGCGGCTTCCTGATCGCCAACCTCGTCGGGTGGCTCTTCAGTCGCCATCCTCGGCCCGAACAACTGCTCACCGTGAGATTCGAGGCGAGCTGTCGGGTCGGTCACGATCACACGGCGCACACCCCGCGCATCCGGCGAAGCGTCGCCGCCTTCTCCAAGGAGGCCTCGGCGATGCTGCCCGCCCTCTTCATCGGCTCGGCGATCGCGGGCCTCATCCAAGTCGGGGTCAGCCGCGACGTGCTGATCACCCTCGGCAGCAACCCGGTGTGGTCTGTGCTGGCACTCATGGGCTTGGCTTTCGTGATCGCCATCTGCTCGAACGTCGACGCGTTCTTCATCCTCTCGTTCGGCTCGACGTTCATGCCCGGTGCGATAGTGGCCTTCCTCGTCTTCGGCGCCATGGTCGATGTGAAGATGTTGGCGCTTCTGCGCACGACATTCACGACGGCAACCCTGGCCAGGTTGACCGCCGTGGTCGGCCTCGCCGCCCTCACTCTCGGGTTGGCGGTGAATCTCGTTGCTTGA
- a CDS encoding TIGR03943 family protein, which translates to MLERLVSRWQGVALSLIGIVFITWLAITGQLGLYIHPRYFVFTVVMAVVGGLLTLAAFAIAPEDDDHDEPRRRWGPLASGGAIAAIALAFCALVIIPPSTLTSATVENRDLNSSVTQGDDALTSSVDLAGTDVRTLTLKDWATLLRDGSGSDFAAGKTASLSGFVTADSSDPENVFYLTRFVITCCAVDAQPVGVPVYSPGWKAKFPVETWVEAEGTFALNPSALSLESTVIANPSITAIDQPAEPYAY; encoded by the coding sequence TTGCTTGAACGACTCGTCTCGCGGTGGCAGGGCGTCGCCCTCAGTCTCATCGGAATCGTCTTCATCACCTGGCTGGCCATCACCGGGCAGCTCGGTCTCTACATTCACCCCCGCTATTTCGTCTTCACCGTCGTGATGGCGGTCGTCGGCGGGCTGCTCACCCTCGCCGCGTTCGCGATCGCCCCGGAGGACGACGATCACGACGAGCCACGCCGCCGGTGGGGACCGTTGGCCTCCGGAGGCGCGATCGCCGCCATCGCCCTGGCCTTCTGCGCCCTCGTGATCATCCCCCCGTCTACGTTGACCTCGGCCACGGTCGAGAACCGAGATCTGAACAGCTCCGTGACCCAGGGCGACGATGCGCTGACCTCGAGCGTCGACCTGGCCGGAACCGATGTTCGCACCCTGACCCTGAAAGACTGGGCCACGCTTCTTCGAGACGGCTCGGGCAGCGACTTCGCCGCCGGAAAGACGGCCAGCCTGTCGGGATTCGTCACGGCCGATTCCAGCGACCCAGAGAATGTGTTCTACCTCACCCGGTTCGTGATCACCTGCTGCGCCGTCGATGCCCAGCCGGTCGGCGTTCCCGTCTATTCCCCGGGATGGAAGGCGAAGTTCCCCGTCGAGACCTGGGTCGAGGCCGAGGGCACGTTCGCGCTGAACCCGAGCGCGCTGAGCCTCGAAAGCACCGTCATCGCCAACCCCTCCATCACCGCGATCGACCAACCGGCCGAGCCGTATGCCTACTGA
- a CDS encoding Ig-like domain-containing protein, whose translation MPTETRTQRRELSLFRRTSIVVVVVLAVTSGILGAANTLQGPRLSSAEINGQGAISRTGQRLILHTNQPVAHVAEDQISITPSVPFTTTTSGNDVIITLDDMLRYNADYTVSASMKSLYSGAPATLEYSFTTPDIDVYTLTRDPGGVAGDEPDRVVRSSLSGATPSEDVFTAGRIQEYAVSGSTLAMIVLDEQDRTSLVVRDLSTGIDTDVHVPRAGALRYLKSSGPSGLFGFTVAGMAQPDGSTSPTTLFVYDLATPNGVARQVTGAGGSQLSTVAWAFAPGTTSAVVQDYDQQLYLVDTITESVPSPLGDHAEVHGFIPGTVELVVSDLDQSTVIDLQAAKSRTFIPRTAEVDRHYYPGKRLMIDHENSYIQEFDIPDENRQYSTSALYLIDSSGTREIYRPAPTTRIRNVCLSPNGKVAAVETMPESRQDDDYPNIPSYLPMTTYFVDVATNQILLARGGWMPDWCQ comes from the coding sequence ATGCCTACTGAGACGCGCACGCAGCGACGCGAACTGTCACTGTTCCGGCGTACCAGCATCGTCGTGGTCGTCGTTCTCGCCGTCACCAGCGGCATCCTGGGGGCCGCGAACACTCTGCAGGGCCCGCGGCTGTCTTCGGCCGAGATCAATGGCCAGGGCGCGATCAGCCGCACCGGGCAACGCCTGATTCTGCACACCAATCAACCCGTCGCGCACGTCGCCGAGGATCAGATCTCCATCACACCGTCGGTGCCGTTCACCACGACCACGTCGGGCAACGATGTCATCATCACCCTTGACGACATGCTCCGGTACAACGCCGACTACACGGTCTCCGCCTCGATGAAGAGTCTCTATTCGGGTGCCCCCGCCACGCTGGAGTACTCGTTCACAACCCCCGACATCGACGTCTACACGCTGACTCGAGACCCGGGAGGAGTCGCGGGTGACGAGCCCGACCGCGTGGTTCGCAGCTCACTCTCCGGCGCGACCCCCAGCGAGGACGTCTTCACCGCCGGCCGCATTCAGGAGTACGCGGTCAGTGGCTCGACCCTGGCCATGATCGTGCTCGACGAGCAAGACCGCACCTCGTTGGTGGTCAGAGATCTCTCGACCGGTATCGACACCGATGTGCATGTGCCGCGGGCCGGAGCCCTGCGATATCTCAAGTCGTCCGGGCCATCCGGCCTCTTCGGCTTCACGGTTGCCGGCATGGCCCAACCCGACGGCTCCACCTCGCCGACGACCCTCTTCGTCTACGACCTGGCCACCCCCAACGGTGTCGCACGCCAGGTGACCGGAGCCGGTGGCAGCCAGCTGTCGACCGTCGCCTGGGCCTTCGCCCCCGGCACCACCTCCGCAGTCGTTCAGGACTACGACCAGCAGCTCTATCTCGTCGACACCATCACGGAGTCTGTGCCGAGCCCCCTGGGCGACCACGCCGAGGTGCACGGATTCATTCCGGGCACCGTCGAACTGGTCGTGTCAGACCTCGATCAGTCGACCGTGATCGATCTTCAGGCCGCGAAGAGCCGCACCTTCATTCCGCGCACGGCCGAGGTCGACCGGCACTACTACCCCGGCAAGCGGCTGATGATCGACCATGAAAACAGCTACATTCAGGAGTTCGATATTCCTGATGAAAACCGGCAGTACTCCACGTCGGCCCTCTACCTGATCGACTCGTCGGGCACCCGCGAGATCTATCGCCCGGCGCCCACCACGCGCATCCGCAATGTCTGTCTCTCGCCCAACGGAAAGGTCGCGGCGGTGGAGACCATGCCGGAGTCGAGGCAGGACGACGACTACCCCAACATCCCGTCGTATCTGCCGATGACGACCTACTTCGTCGACGTGGCGACGAACCAGATCCTGCTGGCCCGTGGCGGCTGGATGCCGGACTGGTGCCAGTAG